One Numida meleagris isolate 19003 breed g44 Domestic line chromosome 6, NumMel1.0, whole genome shotgun sequence genomic region harbors:
- the ADM gene encoding ADM, with the protein MKLVHVALLYLGSATFFGVDAARVDVATEFKRKWTSWVLSRAKRDVRPPGVPRGLGAAADVQALVRTQDVKDPRVSQPSGREDAHLRIKRYRQSVNSYPHLPTFRMGCRFGTCTVQKLAHQLYQLGDKVKDGVAPVNKISPQGYGRRRRSLPESFLRTVQEQPRARVLGV; encoded by the exons ATGAAACTGGTTCACGTAGCCCTACTCTATCTCGGCTCTGCGACCTTCTTCGGGGTGGATGCTGCGAGGGTGGACGTAGCCACAGAGTTCAAACGAAA ATGGACGAGCTGGGTACTGAGCCGGGCCAAGCGGGACGTGAGGCCTCCGGGCGTGCCCCGAGGGCTGGGAGCGGCCGCCGACGTGCAGGCGCTCGTACGGACCCAGGACGTGAAGGATCCCCGCGTCTCGCAACCCAG CGGCCGGGAGGATGCTCACCTCCGCATCAAGCGCTACCGCCAGAGCGTTAACAGCTACCCCCACCTCCCGACCTTCCGCATGGGGTGCCGCTTCGGGACGTGCACGGTGCAGAAGCTGGCCCATCAGCTCTACCAGCTGGGCGACAAGGTGAAAGACGGCGTCGCCCCGGTCAACAAGATCAGCCCGCAGGGCTACGGCCGCCGCCGGCGCTCCCTGCCCGAGAGTTTCCTCCGGactgtgcaggagcagccccgCGCCCGCGTCCTCGGGGTGTGA